CACGGTGGTCCCGGCCACCGCCTCGGCCGAGGACGTGCTGGCCCTCAAGCCGGACGGCGTCTTCCTGTCCAACGGCCCCGGCGATCCGGCGGCGACCGGCGAATACGCCGTTCCGGTGATCCGCAAGGTGCTCGACGAGAAGATCCCGACCTTCGGCATCTGCCTCGGCCATCAGATGCTGAGCCTGGCCGTCGGCGCCAAGACCAAGAAGATGCACCAGGGTCACCACGGGGCGAACCATCCGGTGAAGGACAAGACCACCGGCAAGGTCGAGATCACCTCCATGAACCACGGCTTCGCGGTGGATCCGGAGACCCTGCCCTCGAACGCCGTGGAGACCCACGTGTCCCTGTTCGACGGCTCGAATTGCGGCATCTCGCTCACCGACCGCCCGGCCTTCTCGGTTCAGTACCACCCGGAGGCCTCCCCCGGCCCGCAGGACAGCCATTACCTGTTCGACCGCTTCGTGCAGCTGATGGACCAGAAGAAGACGCAGGCTTAACATCTGTGTGAAGGCTGGCGCCGCGACAAACACGTCGATTGCGCCAGCCGCCCAAATCACGGTAACCGATCATTAACCATAAAAATAAAATGATTCCGGACCTTGGTTTGGGGGTTTCATCCAATGGATTTCGATGACGATTCCGGCGAATTCAGCCGATTGCACAACCTGTTCACGTTTCACCTCGGCATCGCCGTCACGCTGTCCTGGCTGACGTCGCTCTATGCCGCCCTCTACGCGCCCTGGGTGCGCAACATCCGCCCGCTGATTGACCCCGGCAATGTGGGCCCGGTCGAGAGCACCTGGTCCTATCTCTTCATCTTCCCGGTGGTGCTCACGACGGCTTGGCTGATCTCGATCTTCGGCCAGAACCTCTTCGCCCAGTTCCGCATCTTCAAGAACCAGATCGTCGAGTTCGCCATCGCGGCGGTCGTGGCCTTCGGGATGTTTTACCTTTCCATCGACCGCGCCGTCGCGGCCATGTTCATCGGCATGTAAGACCGGACGGATTTTACGGTCTCGCTCGATCTTTGGCTCAGGCCATGCGTTCCCTCCCCGGTTCGAAGGGAGAGACGCATGGCTGAGGCGAAAGGATACGGCGACCCGCACGGCTACAACGCGCCGCTCGGCACGGAGACCTATGTCTTCCGCAGCAACGGCATCGTGCCGAACTCCTCCCTGCCGCTGATCGTGCGCCGGGGGGCGATTTCGCCCTCCGAGCACGACGCCGTCCGGACCTTCAAGGCGACCTTCGCCAGGAACGGCTGGACCAATGCCTGGCTGAACGGCATCCACGATTACCATCATTACCATCCGAACACCCATGAGGTGCTCGGCATCGTGTCGGGCTCGGGACAGGTCCGTTTCGGCGGCGAGGACGGCGATCTCGTGGCCGTGAGCGCCGGCGACGTGGTGGTCATCCCGGCTGGCGTAGCCCATGCCTGCATCAACGCGAGCGACGATTTCTCCGTGGTCGGCGCCTATCCGGGAGGGGCCGATTACGACACGATCCGCGACGACCCGGCCGCTCTAGCGACCTCGCAACAGCGGATCGCCCAGGTGCCCCTGCCGGAGGCCGACCCGGTCGACGGCGCGGACGGGCCGCTCATGAAGCTGTGGACCTGAGAACGACCGAGAAGCGTCCTGCCCGGTCCAAGGCGGGAGGTTGCTAAAGCGCGAGACAGGCCTCATGACTCGAAGCTCGCCTTCGGCGGCATTTTGAACTTCGTGGGGCACTACTTCCGATGAACTGGCGCGATTATTGGAACCAGGACACGCCGATCTACGTGAACGAGCGGCACAAGCTCCTGCATTACCGCCTGATCGCCAACGACATCATCGGGCTCATCCCATCCCCGGACGCGGTCGTGCTGGATTACGGCTGCGGCGAGGCGCATCTGGCCGACAAGGTCGCGGCCCGATGCGCGAGGCTATACCTGAGCGATGCCGCGCCGCTCGTTCGCGAGCGCCTGAACGAGCGGTTCCAAGACAATGAGCGGATCGCGGTTCTCGCGACCGAGGATGTGGCCGGCCTGGCCGACGCCTCGCTCGATCTCATCGTGGTGAACTCGCTCGTCCAGTATCTCTCCCTCGACGAGTTCCGCGGGCTCCTGAGGCTCCTGCGCGGGAAGCTCAAGGAGAATGGCAGGCTGGTCCTGGGCGACGTCATCCCGCCCGATATCAGCCCTCTCACCGACGCGAAGGCGCTGCTCTCCTTCGCCTGGCAGGGCGGGTTCATGAGGGCCGCCCTCGGCGGCCTCGCCCGGACGGCCTTCTCCGAGTACCGCAAGATCCGCGAGGAGCTGGGTTTGGCGCAATACAGCGCGGAGGAGATCTTCGACCTCCTCGACGATGCCGGGTTCGTGCCCGAGCGGGCCGCGCGGAACCTCGGGCACAACCAAGCCCGCATGACCTTCATCGGCCGTCCCGCTCAGGCCCTCGACACCGAAGACCTTACTGAGCGCTGATCGCTCAGGAGCGACAGGCCGAACACGCCGAGCCCCGCCACGGCGAGGGCCGCGCCGACCCATCCGGTCGAGGCGAAGCCGTAGCCCGCCGCGATCGCGAGGCCGCCGAGCCAGGCACCGAGCGCATTGGCGATGTTGAAGGCGGAATGATTGAGGGCCGCCGCCAGGGTCTGCGCATCGGCCGCCACATCCATCAGTCGGGTTTGAAGGGCCGGCCCGATGGCGACGCTGCAGCCGACGAGGAACACGCAGACCGAGAGCATGTGCGGGTTGTCCGCCGTCAGCCAGAGCACGGTCATCACCACGGCGCTGCAGGCGAGCACCCCGCCGATGGTGGCCATCAGGTTCCGGTCCGCGAACCAGGCGCCGACGAGATTGCCCACGATCATGCCGGAGCCGAACAGGGCCATCATGAGGGGGACGGCGCTCTCCGGCATCCGGGCGACTTCCGTGGCCGTCGAGGCGATGTAGGAGAAGACGGAGAACAGTCCGCCGAAGCCCACGGCCCCGATGCCGAGGGTGAACCAGACCTGCTTGCGCTTGAAGGCGCCGAGTTCCCTCATCGGGCTCGCCCCCTCCTGGACCTTGTCCTTCGGCAGGAAGAGCCAGATCAGCAGAACGGTCAGCGCGCCCATGAAGCCGACCGCCCCGAAGGCGAGCCGCCAGGTCAGGGCTTGGCCGAACCACGTGGCCACGGGCGTGCCGAGCAGGGTCGCGACGGTCAGGCCCAGCATGACACGCGCCACGGCCTGGGTGCGCTTGTTCGGGGGAACCAGAGAGGCGGCCACGAGGGCGGCCACGCCGAAATAGGCGCCGTGCGGCAGGCCGGTGAGGAAGCGCAGGAGCACGAAGGATTCGAAACTCGGCGCCACGGCGCTGACGGCGTTTCCGACGGCGAACACGGCCATCAGGACGAGGAGCAGCGTCTGGCGCGCGAGCTTGGCCGCCAGGACGGCGATGATCGGAGCGCCGACCACGACCCCGAGCGCATAGGCGCTGATCGCATACCCGGCCTGGGGTGTCGTGACATGGAACTCCTGCGCGAGGTTCGGCAGCAGGCCCATGATGGCGAACTCGCCCGTTCCGATGCCGAAGCTGCCGACCGCGAGCGCCAGTTCGATCAACGCGATGGCGAGGCGTGAACGCGGAACGGCGGGAGCCCTGCCCTGTGCGAGACAGGCCTCCTCGGCAATGGCCATATCGGACATGAAGCCCCCAAGCTTTTCAGGCGGTGCGAATGTGGGATGAGTGGCGGAGCAATTTTGAGAGGCTCCTGCGACAGCCATATTGCATCGCAAAAAGATTCGCGGGATCTAGTGGAATGCAGGCCAGGGCTGCGCTGGAAGACTGGACCTTGCGAATCTGCCCCGTCGCCTGCCGAGCGCTTATGCAAATGTCCATTTCTTGTGCGCCATGAAGCTCCACAGCATCACGACGCCGGTGGTGATGATTTGCGAGGGAAGATAGGGGCCGTCGAGCCACACCGTGAAGGCGTGCATCAGGAACCAGGTCACCAGGAAGCCGACGAAAGCCACGAGGGCGAAGCGCCATGTGGCCTCCCGATGGGGCCGGTCGCTCTCGTAAGTGTGCTTGCGGTTGAGGACGTATGACACGAGCCCTCCTGCCACATAGCCAGCAAGCGTCGCCGGCACGGGATGCGTCCCCGCGCCCTCGACGAGAGCGATGAGAAGTCCGTAATGCACGACGGCAGCCGCCACGCCGACCCCGAAGAAGGCGGTGAATTGACGGGTGAGCCGATGAAGGGAGCAGGATGCGGTCACGCCCTCTCGATAGCGGCTTCCCGAGCGCCCGTCACCTCATTCCCTGCAGACGCCCGGCAATCCTGCGGGAGAGGAAGCGCGGGGCGAATTTCGCCGCCAGGGCGCCGAACCGGTTGCCCGCCCCTGGGATGACGACGGCCCGCCCGGCCTCGTAGCCCTCGATGCCGGCGCGGGCGACCGTGGCGGCCGACATGGCGCTCTCCTTGAAGAATCCCGTCCTCTTCGGGCCCGCCGTCTTGCCGAACTCGCTCTCGGTCGGCCCCGGGCAGAGGGCCGTCACGGTCACCCCATGGGGCTTCGCTTCGTCGTGCAGGGCCTCCGAGAGGGACAGGACGAAAGCCTTGGAGGCATAATAGACGGCCATGTGGGGCCCGGCCTGGAAGGCCGCGATGGAGGCCACGTTCAGGATCCCGCCCCGCCGGCGCTCGATCATGCCCGGCAGCATCAGGCGGCAAAGCGAGGTCAGGGCCGTGACGTTGAGGTCGACCATGGCGAGTTGCTTCTCGTGCGGAAGAGACGCGAAATATCCCCTCAGGCCGAACCCTGCATTGTTGACCAGGGTGTGGACGGCGATTCTCCGTTCCAGGAGCATTTCATGAAGATCCCTGGGAGCATGCCTGTCCTCGAGATCGAGGGCGATGACCTCGACGGGAGCGCCATGGATCCGCCCGATCTCCGCGCTCAGGACTTCCAGGCGCTCGTGCCGGCGGGCCGTGAGAACCAGGGAATAGCCCCGGCCGGCGAAAACCCGCGCCAAATCGGCGCCGATCCCGCTGGACGCTCCCGTGACCAGCGCCCAGCGCGGCTCTTCCGTCATGACCATCTTTTCCCAGTTCCCCTACATGGCGATACAATGCGTCTTGTACCGCATGGGCATTGCCTGTCTAAATCATGGCTCAGGCCTTTGAATTTGCTCAAGGTCCGTGTAAGAGCCTCTCTCAACCTACAATCAGATCACATCCCGGCTGCGCTTGAAGCGCCGTAGCTCTACGGCCGCGCGGCTGGACACGCCTGGGTGGCCCAATGCCAAAGCGGACAGACATCTCCTCCATCCTCATCGTCGGCGCCGGTCCGATCATCATCGGTCAGGCCTGCGAGTTCGATTACTCGGGAACACAGGCCGTGAAGGCCCTGAAGGAGGAAGGCTACCGCATCGTCCTGGTGAATTCGAACCCGGCGACGATCATGACCGATCCCGATCTCGCGGATGCCACCTATGTTGAGCCGATCACTCCTGAGATCGTCGCCAAGATCATCGAGAAGGAACGCCCGGACGCGATCCTGCCCACCATGGGCGGCCAGACGGCGCTGAACTGCGCCCTGTCGCTCAAGAAGATGGGCGTGCTCGACAAGTTCAACGTGGAGATGATCGGCGCAACCGCGGAGGCCATCGACAAGGCCGAGGACCGGCAGCTCTTCCGCGAGGCCATGACCAAGATCGGCCTCGACACGCCGAAATCCCGCCTCGCCAACGCCTCGGCCCTCAAGAAGGCCGACCGGGACGCCTATCTGGCCGAGCTCGCCCGCATGGAAGCCATGGACATGCATCCGGGCGACAAGAAGCGGATGATCGCCGCCTACAAGCTCAGGTGGGATGCCGGCGAGAACGATCGCCGCAAGCGCTACCAGGAGCACGCCATGGGCGAGGCCCTGATCGCGCTCTCCGAGGTCGGCCTGCCGGCCATCCTGCGCCCGTCCTTCACCATGGGCGGCACCGGCGGCGGCATCGCCTATAACCGCGAGGAGTTCCTCGACATCGTCGAGCGCGGCCTCGATGCCTCCCCGACGAACGAGGTCCTGATCGAGGAGAGCGTGCTCGGCTGGAAGGAGTACGAGATGGAGGTCGTCCGCGACAAGGCGGACAACTGCATCATCATCTGCTCCATCGAGAACTTCGACCCGATGGGCGTCCATACGGGCGATTCCATCACCGTCGCCCCGGCCCTGACGCTCACCGACAAGGAATACCAGATCATGCGCGACGCCTCCCTGGCGGTGCTGCGCGAGATCGGCGTCGAGACCGGCGGCTCGAACGTGCAGTTCGCGATCAACCCGGAAAACGGGCGCATGATCGTGATCGAGATGAACCCGCGCGTGTCGCGCTCCTCGGCGCTTGCCTCGAAGGCTACGGGCTTCCCCATCGCCAAGGTCGCGGCGAAGCTCGCGGTCGGCTACACCCTCGACGAGATCGCCAACGACATCACCGGCGGCGCGACGCCCGCCTCTTTCGAGCCGACCATCGACTACGTGGTCACGAAGATCCCGCGCTTCGCCTTCGAGAAGTTCCCCGGCGCCGAGCCGACGCTGACCACGGCCATGAAGTCAGTGGGCGAGGCCATGGCCATCGGCCGCTCCTTCCCGGAATCCCTCCAGAAGGCCCTGCGCTCGCTGGAGACCGGCCTGACCGGCCTCGACGAGATCGAGATCGAGGGCATGGGCAAGGGCGACGACAAGAACGCCATCAAGGCGGCTCTGGGCACCCCGACCCCGGACCGGATCCTCAAGGTCGCGCAGGCCCTTCGCCTCGGCATCAGCCATGACGAGGTCTACGAGTCGTGCAAGATCGACCGCTGGTTCCTCGAACAGCTCCAGGACATCGTCGACCTGGAGGCCAAGGTGAAGGCCCACGGTCTGCCGCAGACGCCGGGCGCCTTCCGGCATCTGAAGGCCATGGGCTTCTCGGATGCGCGCCTGGCCGTTCTCACCCGCAAGACGGAGGCCGAGGTGCGCGAGGCGCGCCGCGCGCTCGCCGTCCGGCCGGTCTTCAAGCGCATCGACACCTGCGCGGCGGAGTTCGCCTCGCCCACGGCCTACATGTATTCGAGCTACGCGGCTCC
This region of Microvirga mediterraneensis genomic DNA includes:
- a CDS encoding cupin domain-containing protein — its product is MAEAKGYGDPHGYNAPLGTETYVFRSNGIVPNSSLPLIVRRGAISPSEHDAVRTFKATFARNGWTNAWLNGIHDYHHYHPNTHEVLGIVSGSGQVRFGGEDGDLVAVSAGDVVVIPAGVAHACINASDDFSVVGAYPGGADYDTIRDDPAALATSQQRIAQVPLPEADPVDGADGPLMKLWT
- a CDS encoding class I SAM-dependent methyltransferase, whose product is MNWRDYWNQDTPIYVNERHKLLHYRLIANDIIGLIPSPDAVVLDYGCGEAHLADKVAARCARLYLSDAAPLVRERLNERFQDNERIAVLATEDVAGLADASLDLIVVNSLVQYLSLDEFRGLLRLLRGKLKENGRLVLGDVIPPDISPLTDAKALLSFAWQGGFMRAALGGLARTAFSEYRKIREELGLAQYSAEEIFDLLDDAGFVPERAARNLGHNQARMTFIGRPAQALDTEDLTER
- a CDS encoding MFS transporter, which codes for MSDMAIAEEACLAQGRAPAVPRSRLAIALIELALAVGSFGIGTGEFAIMGLLPNLAQEFHVTTPQAGYAISAYALGVVVGAPIIAVLAAKLARQTLLLVLMAVFAVGNAVSAVAPSFESFVLLRFLTGLPHGAYFGVAALVAASLVPPNKRTQAVARVMLGLTVATLLGTPVATWFGQALTWRLAFGAVGFMGALTVLLIWLFLPKDKVQEGASPMRELGAFKRKQVWFTLGIGAVGFGGLFSVFSYIASTATEVARMPESAVPLMMALFGSGMIVGNLVGAWFADRNLMATIGGVLACSAVVMTVLWLTADNPHMLSVCVFLVGCSVAIGPALQTRLMDVAADAQTLAAALNHSAFNIANALGAWLGGLAIAAGYGFASTGWVGAALAVAGLGVFGLSLLSDQRSVRSSVSRA
- a CDS encoding GtrA family protein yields the protein MTASCSLHRLTRQFTAFFGVGVAAAVVHYGLLIALVEGAGTHPVPATLAGYVAGGLVSYVLNRKHTYESDRPHREATWRFALVAFVGFLVTWFLMHAFTVWLDGPYLPSQIITTGVVMLWSFMAHKKWTFA
- a CDS encoding SDR family NAD(P)-dependent oxidoreductase, with product MTEEPRWALVTGASSGIGADLARVFAGRGYSLVLTARRHERLEVLSAEIGRIHGAPVEVIALDLEDRHAPRDLHEMLLERRIAVHTLVNNAGFGLRGYFASLPHEKQLAMVDLNVTALTSLCRLMLPGMIERRRGGILNVASIAAFQAGPHMAVYYASKAFVLSLSEALHDEAKPHGVTVTALCPGPTESEFGKTAGPKRTGFFKESAMSAATVARAGIEGYEAGRAVVIPGAGNRFGALAAKFAPRFLSRRIAGRLQGMR
- the carB gene encoding carbamoyl-phosphate synthase large subunit, with product MPKRTDISSILIVGAGPIIIGQACEFDYSGTQAVKALKEEGYRIVLVNSNPATIMTDPDLADATYVEPITPEIVAKIIEKERPDAILPTMGGQTALNCALSLKKMGVLDKFNVEMIGATAEAIDKAEDRQLFREAMTKIGLDTPKSRLANASALKKADRDAYLAELARMEAMDMHPGDKKRMIAAYKLRWDAGENDRRKRYQEHAMGEALIALSEVGLPAILRPSFTMGGTGGGIAYNREEFLDIVERGLDASPTNEVLIEESVLGWKEYEMEVVRDKADNCIIICSIENFDPMGVHTGDSITVAPALTLTDKEYQIMRDASLAVLREIGVETGGSNVQFAINPENGRMIVIEMNPRVSRSSALASKATGFPIAKVAAKLAVGYTLDEIANDITGGATPASFEPTIDYVVTKIPRFAFEKFPGAEPTLTTAMKSVGEAMAIGRSFPESLQKALRSLETGLTGLDEIEIEGMGKGDDKNAIKAALGTPTPDRILKVAQALRLGISHDEVYESCKIDRWFLEQLQDIVDLEAKVKAHGLPQTPGAFRHLKAMGFSDARLAVLTRKTEAEVREARRALAVRPVFKRIDTCAAEFASPTAYMYSSYAAPFAGQPADEATPSDANKVIILGGGPNRIGQGIEFDYCCCHACFALKDAGYETIMINCNPETVSTDYDTSDRLYFEPLTQEDVLEIIETERSKGTLHGVIVQFGGQTPLKLARALEEADVRILGTSPDAIDLAEDRDRFKRLLDKLHLKQPKNGIAYSVEQARLIAADLGLPFVVRPSYVLGGRAMAIIRDETQFEDYLLGTLPSLIPSDIKARYPNDKTGQINTVLGKNPLLFDRYLSDAIEVDVDCLADGKDVFIAGIMEHIEEAGIHSGDSACSLPPRSLSPETIAELERQTKALALGLDVGGLMNVQYAIKDGVIYVLEVNPRASRTVPFVAKVIGEPIAKIAARIMAGEPLAKFALTPKELPHIGVKEAVFPFARFPGVDVLLGPEMRSTGEVIGLDRGFGVAFAKSQLGAGSQVPKTGILFVSVRDSDKARILPTVRMLEEIGFRIVATAGTQKFLEENGVKATRINKVLEGRPHVVDAIKNGDIQLVFNTTEGAGALSDSRSLRQAALLHKIPYYTTLAGAIAAAEGIKAYLSGDLEVRALQEYFA